A single region of the Bacteroides intestinalis DSM 17393 genome encodes:
- a CDS encoding OstA-like protein, with protein MQKKNTRTNFLNRHRFLLAGLLCLFGVCLLSAQDKKKEPEKKKTRVDLLHAEEAQADKVLHPDIQILIRSVKLRHDSMYMYCDSALIYEKTNSVEAFGNVRMEQGDTLFIYGDYLYYDGMSQLAMLRENVRMINRNTTLTTDSLNYDRLYNLGYYFEGGTLTDEENVLTSEWGEYSPATKISVFNHDVKLVNPKFILTSDTLKYSTATKIATILGPSDIVSDNNHIYSERGFYNTTTEQAELLDRSVLTNEGKKLTGDSIFYDRVLGYGEAFENVQMNDTINKNMLTGNYCFYNEITGSALATQRAVAIDYSQGDSLFMHGDTLRLITYNINTDSMYREMRVYHKVRAYRTDVQAVCDSLVYNSKDSCMTMYTDPILWHGSQQILGEEIKAYMNDSTIDWVHIINQAFTIEQKDSVHYNQVSGKEMKGFFVAGDMRQVDVNGNVLVIFYPVEERDSSLIGLNYAEGSFLRMLLKDRRMEKGAFIGKANGTMYPMDQIPAEKYKLPTFAWFDYIRPRNKEDIFEWRGKKAGQQMQKSDRKPLTSPRNMNIKRNK; from the coding sequence ATGCAGAAAAAAAATACAAGAACTAATTTTCTGAACAGGCATAGATTCCTTCTCGCAGGTCTTCTATGCCTGTTTGGTGTCTGTTTACTGAGCGCTCAGGATAAGAAAAAAGAACCGGAAAAGAAGAAAACCCGGGTCGATTTGCTTCATGCTGAAGAGGCACAGGCGGACAAAGTGTTGCATCCGGATATCCAGATACTGATCCGGTCGGTGAAGTTGCGTCACGATAGCATGTATATGTATTGTGACAGTGCGTTGATCTACGAAAAGACAAATTCGGTAGAAGCGTTTGGTAATGTTCGTATGGAGCAGGGGGATACGCTTTTTATCTATGGCGATTATCTGTATTATGACGGTATGTCGCAGTTGGCAATGCTTCGTGAAAATGTCCGTATGATCAACAGAAATACTACCTTGACAACCGATAGTTTGAACTACGACCGTTTGTATAATCTGGGTTACTACTTTGAGGGCGGTACATTGACTGATGAAGAGAATGTACTGACGTCTGAGTGGGGGGAATATAGTCCGGCAACGAAAATTTCTGTATTCAACCATGATGTGAAGTTGGTGAATCCGAAATTCATATTGACTTCGGATACCTTGAAATATAGCACTGCAACTAAGATAGCCACGATTTTGGGGCCTTCGGATATCGTGAGTGATAATAACCATATCTACTCTGAACGAGGATTTTATAATACTACTACTGAACAAGCTGAACTTCTGGATCGCTCCGTGTTAACTAACGAAGGTAAGAAGTTGACAGGCGACAGTATTTTCTACGATCGTGTGTTGGGATATGGTGAAGCATTTGAGAATGTGCAGATGAATGATACCATCAACAAAAACATGTTGACAGGTAACTATTGTTTCTATAATGAAATAACGGGAAGCGCTCTTGCTACTCAGCGTGCTGTCGCCATTGATTATTCACAAGGTGACAGCTTGTTTATGCATGGTGATACGTTACGGTTGATTACTTATAATATAAATACGGATTCCATGTATCGTGAAATGCGTGTTTATCATAAAGTCCGTGCTTACCGTACCGATGTACAGGCTGTGTGCGACTCTTTGGTTTATAATTCAAAAGATTCTTGCATGACGATGTATACTGATCCTATTTTGTGGCACGGTTCGCAACAGATATTAGGTGAGGAGATCAAGGCATATATGAATGACAGCACTATAGACTGGGTACATATCATTAACCAGGCTTTTACCATAGAACAGAAAGACTCTGTCCATTATAATCAGGTGTCGGGTAAAGAGATGAAAGGATTCTTTGTAGCAGGAGACATGCGTCAGGTTGACGTGAACGGTAATGTGCTGGTTATCTTTTATCCGGTAGAAGAGAGAGATAGTAGTTTGATAGGACTGAATTATGCCGAAGGTAGCTTCTTGCGTATGTTGCTGAAGGATAGACGTATGGAGAAAGGTGCTTTTATTGGTAAAGCTAACGGTACGATGTATCCGATGGATCAGATTCCTGCGGAGAAATACAAATTGCCTACCTTTGCCTGGTTCGATTATATTCGTCCGCGAAATAAGGAAGATATATTTGAATGGAGGGGAAAGAAGGCTGGTCAGCAAATGCAGAAATCAGACCGGAAACCTTTAACTTCACCAAGGAATATGAATATTAAACGAAATAAATAA